One Hordeum vulgare subsp. vulgare chromosome 4H, MorexV3_pseudomolecules_assembly, whole genome shotgun sequence DNA window includes the following coding sequences:
- the LOC123447047 gene encoding phosphatidylinositol transfer protein PDR17-like produces MFRRKQASHFNSDDSEQRQAKINELRAALGPMSARGEKYCSEACLARYLEARNWNVDKSRKMLEKSIKWRAVSRPKDIRWPDVSMEAETGKMYRATFADRERRAVVIMRPAKQNTSSHEGQLRYLIYTLENAVLSLPEG; encoded by the exons atgtttcGTAGGAAGCAGGCCTCTCATTTCAATTCAGATGATTCTGAGCAGCGACAAGCAAAG ATCAACGAACTGAGAGCTGCACTTGGGCCTATGTCTGCCCGTGGCGAGAAGTATTGCAGTGAAGCATGCTTGGCTAGGTATCTCGAAGCACGCAACTGGAATGTTGACAAATCTCGGAAAATGTTGGAAAAAAGTATCAAGTGGAGGGCAGTTAGCAGGCCTAAGGATATTCGCTGG CCTGATGTTTCTATGGAAGCAGAAACAGGTAAAATGTACAGGGCAACTTTCGCAGATAGAGAGAGGAGAGCCGTCGTTATTATGAGACCTGCAAAGCAG AATACGTCATCTCATGAGGGGCAGTTGCGGTATCTTATATATACCCTGGAGAATGCAGTTCTCAGCTTGCCTGAGGGCTGA